A single genomic interval of Lepisosteus oculatus isolate fLepOcu1 chromosome 12, fLepOcu1.hap2, whole genome shotgun sequence harbors:
- the LOC102686687 gene encoding GTPase IMAP family member 8-like produces the protein MATGGCLGFSAGEPEEEERGDVPHKEHLPLAELRIVLLGGTGAGKSSAGNNILGCEEFDNDTETEECQTGQGEIAGRKVTVVDTPGWQWLSTQATPEEVKQEIRRSVYLCPPGPHIFLLLVPVYLFTDKHRKAVEEHLELLGESAWSQTILVFSRGDWLGNRTIEQHIEKAGEDLQAVIEKCGKRYHVLNNNNTGNRAQVEELLIKIEEMVAGDYWGCALGNKEGYPETEQGQNKAPKEGELEEKTEKPKIHLQGSNGKNPPPITSGGKGAAAEESGDSPGDREEMEKQTRKDLKEGERGNRKEESVLSFKRRTSKKHHFVLSGIEETTPDTESAENPSEKDELKQKNGKTQKDTKLSRETEESHLPLQRSKSVDHPPNLKGDTIPGRILRETRSLDTPAPYFLSDLRLVLLGQTGAGKSAAGNTVLGAELFPSEASSSAVTRHSEKRKGRVARRRVAVVDTPDWIHTELSQEEVKKDVGLCINLSSPGPHAFLLVIPVGRSSGVEKSLLEMVQEIFGEGAVEHTLVLFTHMDELKGKTIEEFLQEGSTDLKWLVERCGNRYHVLNNNNTYDRSQVTELLKKVEQVVAGNKGSNYSSEMYQQAEAQIRQRQEELLRERAEVKQREEEGLREKHHEEAQCYLRKMEAEIQNQTERIRVVEEWIAELEERKQEERDGERRIALDEAIETRKEQRERLEEETGKLREEQKKERRRREDRQRGEIEELRDQYEQKAREEAERCGEIFQPVNTLTARALAARQEHVKYRREIEELRQRYEEKVREVERYKELLQEVSASAAESTPAADLQTPPPGAALGAYIGAKIGTAVVEAETRVKRLFHRE, from the exons ATGGCGACCGGAGGCTGTCTGGGGTTTAGTGCCG GTGAGCCGGAAGAAGAGGAAAGGGGAGACGTCCCCCACAAGGAACACCTGCCCCTCGCCGAGCTGAGGATCGTGCTGTTGGGGGGCACAGGGGCTGGCAAGAGCTCGGCAGGAAACAACATCCTGGGCTGCGAGGAGTTCGACaatgacacagagacagaggagtGTCAGACGGGGCAGGGAGAAATAGCGGGGAGGAAGGTCACTGTGGTGGACACGCCGGGCTGGCAGTGGCTTTCCACACAGGCCACCCCAGAGGAAGTCAAGCAGGAGATCAGGCGCAGCGTGTATCTGTGCCCCCCGGGTCCCCACATCTTCCTCCTGTTGGTTCCGGTGTACTTATTCACAGACAAGCACCGGAAAGCAGTGGAAGAGCACCTGGAGCTGCTGGGTGAAAGTGCTTGGAGCCAAACGATCCTGGTGTTCAGCAGGGGAGACTGGCTAGGGAACAGAACCATCGAGCAGCACATTGAGAAAGCAGGGGAGGATCTCCAGGCAGTCATTGAGAAGTGTGGGAAGAGGTACCACGTTCTCAACAATAACAACACGGGCAATCGTGCTCAGGTGGAAGAGCTGCTGATAAAAATCGAGGAGATGGTGGCTGGTGATTATTGGGGTTGTGCTCTCGGTAATAAAGAGGGTTACCCAGAGACAGAGCAAGGCCAAAACAAGGCACCAAAGGAAGGGGAGCTGGAGGAAAAGACTGAGAAACCTAAAATACACTTACAAGGGTCGAATGGCAAGAACCCACCACCCATCA CATCTGGAGGAAAAGGAGCTGCAGCCGAAGAAAGTGGAGACTCTCCCGGGGACAGAGAAGAGATGGAGAAACAGACGCGAAAGGACCTGAAGGAAGGGGAGAGGGGGAACAGGAAAGAGGAATCTGTTCTTTCATTCAAGAGGAGAACCAGCAAGAAGCACCATTTTGTCC TGTCTGGAATTGAAGAAACAACTCCTGACACAGAAAGTGCGGAGAATCCCTCAGAGAAAGACGAGCTGAAGCAGAAGAATGGAAAGACACAAAAGGATACAAAGCTgtccagagagacagaggaatcCCACCTGCCACTCCAGAGGAGTAAAAGCGTAGATCATCCACCAAACT TGAAGGGAGATACCATTCCAGGGAGAATCCTGAGGGAGACTCGTAGTTTAGATACCCCTGCACCTTACTTTCTATCTGATCTGAGACTGGTGCTGCTGGGACAGACTGGGGCTGGGAAGAGTGCAGCAGGAAACACCGTTCTGGGCGCAGAGCTGTTTCCCTCTGAAGCCAGCAGCTCTGCGGTGACGAGACACAGTGAGAAGAGGAAGGGACGAGTGGCCAGGAGGCGGGTGGCTGTGGTGGACACGCCGGACTGGATCCACACAGAACTCTCTCAGGAAGAAGTGAAGAAGGATGTGGGGCTCTGTATTAACCTGTCCTCCCCAGGCCCCCACGCTTTTCTCCTGGTGATTCCAGTGGGCCGGTCGTCAGGGGTAGAGAAGAGCCTACTGGAGATGGTCCAGGAGATTTTCGGGGAGGGGGCTGTGGAGCACACCTTGGTCCTTTTCACTCACATGGATGAGCTTAAGGGGAAGACAATCGAAGAGTTTCTCCAGGAAGGCAGCACAGACCTGAAATGGCTTGTGGAGAGatgtgggaacaggtatcacgtcctcaacaacaacaacacatatGATCGCAGTCAGGTCACAGAGCTCCTGAAGAAAGTAGAGCAGGTGGTCGCAGGAAATAAGGGCAGCAACTACAGCAGTGAGATGTACCAGCAGGCAGAGGCCCAGATCAGACAGAGGCAGGAGGAGCTATTGAGGGAGAGGGCAGAGGTCAAGCAGAGGGAAGAGGAGGGATTAAGGGAGAAGCACCATGAAGAAGCGCAGTGTTACCTCCGGAAAATGGAGGCGGAAATCCAGAACCAGACAGAACGTATCAGAGTTGTGGAGGAGTGGATAGCCGAGCTGGAGGAAAGAAAGCAAGAAGAAAGGGATGGGGAAAGAAGAATAGCTCTAGATGAAGCAATAGAGACAAGGAAagaacagagagagaggctgGAGGAAGAGACGGGGAAATTGAGAGAGGAACAGAAAAAGgagaggagaaggagggaggACAGACAGAGGGGTGAGATTGAGGAGCTCAGGGACCAGTATGAGCAAAAGGCCAGGGAAGAGGCAGAGAGATGTGGGGAAATATTCCAGCCGGTCAACACGTTAACAGCCCGGGCCCTGGCAGCCAGGCAGGAACACGTGAAATACAGGAGGGAGATCGAAGAGCTCAGGCAGCGCTATGAGGAGAAGGTCAGAGAGGTAGAGAGATACAAAGAGCTGCTCCAGGAGGTCAGTGCATCGGCAGCAGAATCCACTCCAGCAGCAGATCTGCAGACACCGCCTCCTGGTGCTGCGCTGGGTGCCTACATAGGGGCAAAAATCGGGACAGCAGTTGTTGAAGCAGAGACCCGAGTTAAAAGGCTGTTCCACAGAGAGTAA